DNA sequence from the Planctomicrobium piriforme genome:
GATCTGCGACAGCAGATTTCGACTGAACGCATCCTGCCAGGCGTCACGATTGATGATTGTGACGCCTGGCTCTTTTTCTTGAACCGTCCAATTCGGAACGTGTTTTGAAATCGGGAGGGCGAGGCTCCCGCCGAGCCGCCATCAAGGGAAGGCGTGAACTTCCATGCGGCTCAGCAGGAGCTTCGCCCTCCCGGAAGTTTTCTCACCCGCGGCGGGTGTTGGCTGACCGCTGACGCAGGTCGGTCGCAACACCCCTCTCATCCTCATCATCCGTCGGCGTCTGGTTCCCGCCCGATACGCCCTGTGGTGCAACCGGACGATCACACTTCTTATCGTCCGTTGAATCGGCTGTATTATCGCCACTCTTGGCCGTGCTGGTGATTCGTGAATCCGGCGTCGTCTGACCGACCTTCGGGCCCTGTCCCTTGCGGTCATTCCCGCTGGGTGTCGTCACCACTTGCGTCGGCTTGGGCGGAATCAGCAGGTTCACATCTTTCACAAATTGATCGCCGCGGGTAACCGCAATCGGTCGACTGACTGCTGGTCCCCCCTGACCTTTCTTTTGTTGAGTCTGCATAGCGGAACCTGACTCCGGCGCCTGAACCCGAACCTGATAGACGCCGGTCCGCAGGCCGTCCAGCACATCGAACTCGTATCGTCCCTGCGAGTCCGACTGCGTCGTCGCGACCACTTCGCCGGACTCCTGATCCACCAGTTCCAGCGTCTGCTTCGCGGCAGCCGGATCCTTCTGCTGAATCTGACCATCACGGTTCTGGTCGATCTTCACCGTTCCCGAGATGCTCGCCTTGAAGACGAAGGCATTCTTCTGCACATTCGTCACATCGGTGTTGCGTTTGAGAATGTCGGACAACGACGTCCGGCTCACCTGTTGCAGCGCGTCCCCTTTCAACTGGTTCTGATACCAGAATCGGTCGCCGTCCCGTAGACGGGTGAACTGGTCGACCAGAATCGCCTTGGTCGTCGCCCCCACGCTCGCCCCAGGCACATGATCCTCGGCCAGCGCTCCGACCCACAGATCGATGTTGTTGACGTTTCCGTACAACTGCTTGAGCTCTGCCTGCACCTCTTTGTTCGAAGTGATCTGCGAGAAGCTTGTCACTTTCGGTAGCCCGTAGGCCTGACGGACTGTGTTGTAGTCCGCCAGGCCATGATCACGACCCCGTTCGATGTTGAGACTGACGAGATCCAGTCCCCCCGCTCCCGGCGGGCCAAACAGGAAGTTCCTCACACTGTCGACCACCTTCACGTCGATTTCCGAAGAAGGATCGGCCGTCAGGTATTTGAGAATCGGATCGATGCCCGTGTCGGCCACCAGCTGAGGATTAAAAAACGCCTCACTCAGCGAAACGCCCTCCTGCACTTCCTGTCCCTGGTTGTCCAGAAACTCAACGTCGTCTCCCAGCATGCTGTGACCGAAACGGAAGCCTGCCGTCGAGAACTCGTTCGTGATGCCGGGATTCACATTGGCTTTGTAGCCCGAGTACGGCTTAACGGCGTCCTGCCCCAGTAGCGTGGGCAGCCATTCGTTGTAGGTGATCGCCTGGATCTCACCCGTCACGATCGATCTTGCCCGCTGATAGATGGCTTCATCAGAGAGCTTCGGATTCTCCTTGGAGATCTTATCGGCCCAGTAATTGTGTTCGCGTACAAACAGCGTTTGCAGCGCCGTCAACTCGACATTCTCGTTCGCCCGTACATCGCCGGCCGCGAAATACTGGTCGCTGGGAAGGCGACCATCCGTCCCCATCGGCACAGGGTCGCCGGACAGATCGTCTGTCGAGTTGTACGGCAGCATGTTGCCGTCGCTGGTGGCCAGTCGTCCCCCTTGGAATGTCCGCAGGCTAGCGGCCGTTGTCGCATCCGATCCGTAAATCATCGAGCCATCGATGAACGCCGTAATCGCGTTGATCTGCTGTCGCGGGTTGCCCGCCTTCGTCCCCGTCGCCGGATCATAGATCGAACGGGTGGTGTCGATTGTTTCCGTTCCAGTTCCCAATGGATCGAACCACGGATCTCCTTTCGGAACTGCGATGGACAATGACTCGCTCGTCCCGGTCGGCGTCAGGTCGATGTCATGATCGATGAACTGTCCCCAGGCATAAGCCATCGCCGACAATCCCTGCTGACTCAGAATGTCTTCATCCGACTGATCCGCCAGCACATTGCTGATCTCACGCGGACTCGGCCGGTTCTGCCCGCCAGGCGTTGAGATTCCATCACCATAGGCGGCCGGCGCTTTTCGCAGTTGATCGACCCCTACGCTCCCCCAAGTCGGATGCGCCACGTTATTTCCGACGCCATCAATCGGAGCCGGCGCCGTGACCGTCTGTTCCGGTTTCGCGGGCGTCGGCGCCTTCACCGTCTGCAGGGCGCTGCCTGAGAGCAACAAGCGCACTTCCGCCGCTTCGAGCGTCGGAGCGACTCCGGTGACTGGCCGCCGTTTCAACCAAGATTTTGAGCGCCACATGTTTTATCTCCCGACGGAAGAACATCTGATGCCGTCCGCCACAGCGCGCACGGCGAGCCGTAAAACCGATCTCAGGATTTCGCCCCGCCAGCGCGAGATCGCGCCGACCCAAGGCCAGAAGTCATCGACGATCCATCAGCCTGCCGACCGCACCGCAGCCGTCAGCGCCCTGACGAATCTTTGCTTGAAATGATAAACCACAGTCGTTCCAGACTTAACGACTTCACTCCGAACAACCCAAAGGTAAGGGGGGCCGGGATCGTGTGCGAAAGTGATTTTCCCGACTGTCCCCTGTCCCCTACTCCCTATCCCTTTGAATTGGTCATGGAGTAGGAAAACGCCCCGGTCGAATGCAAATCAACAACCAGTTTTCGGCAATTCCTGACCAACTCAAATTCACACTCTGCCCACGAATCGTCGCAACGCCTCCCGCCAGCGTTGTCACCCCGGCTCAGGTACGACATCATCACAACATCCCGCCCTCCCTGCCGTGGAGCCCTGCATGAAGTCGTTCTCCCTTTCTACGCTGATCTGGCTGCTGGCCCTCTCCTTGACACCAGCCCTGCACGCGGCAGACAACGCCCCGCCGGCCAGTTGCTTCGACCAAGACAATCTCGTCGCCTGGTGCATCGTCCCCTTCGACGCCAGCCATCGCACGCCAGCCCAACGCGCCGCCATGCTGCAGGAACTCGGCCTTCGCCGCTGTGCGTACGACTGGCGGGCCGAACATGTCCCTACCTTCGAAGAAGAAATCCTCGAGTACCAGAAGCACGGTATCGAGATGTTCGCGTTCTGGGCCGGGCACGATCAGGCCTACGCCCTCTTCGAGAAATACAACCTGCACCCGCAGATCTGGCGAACTGCCGAAAGCCCCGCCGGCGACACCGAGGAAGCCAAAGTCGCCGCCGCCGCGGAAAAAATCGTCCCGCTCGCTCAGAAGACAAAACAGCTCGGCTGTCCCCTCGGGCTCTACAACCACGGCGGCTGGGGTGGTGAACCCAGGAACCTCGTCGCCGTCTGTCAGAAGCTGCGCAGTCAG
Encoded proteins:
- a CDS encoding peroxidase family protein; translation: MWRSKSWLKRRPVTGVAPTLEAAEVRLLLSGSALQTVKAPTPAKPEQTVTAPAPIDGVGNNVAHPTWGSVGVDQLRKAPAAYGDGISTPGGQNRPSPREISNVLADQSDEDILSQQGLSAMAYAWGQFIDHDIDLTPTGTSESLSIAVPKGDPWFDPLGTGTETIDTTRSIYDPATGTKAGNPRQQINAITAFIDGSMIYGSDATTAASLRTFQGGRLATSDGNMLPYNSTDDLSGDPVPMGTDGRLPSDQYFAAGDVRANENVELTALQTLFVREHNYWADKISKENPKLSDEAIYQRARSIVTGEIQAITYNEWLPTLLGQDAVKPYSGYKANVNPGITNEFSTAGFRFGHSMLGDDVEFLDNQGQEVQEGVSLSEAFFNPQLVADTGIDPILKYLTADPSSEIDVKVVDSVRNFLFGPPGAGGLDLVSLNIERGRDHGLADYNTVRQAYGLPKVTSFSQITSNKEVQAELKQLYGNVNNIDLWVGALAEDHVPGASVGATTKAILVDQFTRLRDGDRFWYQNQLKGDALQQVSRTSLSDILKRNTDVTNVQKNAFVFKASISGTVKIDQNRDGQIQQKDPAAAKQTLELVDQESGEVVATTQSDSQGRYEFDVLDGLRTGVYQVRVQAPESGSAMQTQQKKGQGGPAVSRPIAVTRGDQFVKDVNLLIPPKPTQVVTTPSGNDRKGQGPKVGQTTPDSRITSTAKSGDNTADSTDDKKCDRPVAPQGVSGGNQTPTDDEDERGVATDLRQRSANTRRG